From Triticum urartu cultivar G1812 chromosome 2, Tu2.1, whole genome shotgun sequence, a single genomic window includes:
- the LOC125539188 gene encoding vacuolar-processing enzyme beta-isozyme 1-like: MMNSRVAMAAWWVCGLLPLLLLAVAADGDSEPLIRLPTENGHAPAPAPGPAASAPEERVTKWAVLVAGSSGYENYRHQADVCHAYQILKKGGLKDENIVVFMYDDIANSPENPRRGVVINHPKGKDVYHGVPKDYTGEHVTAKNLYAVLLGNKTAVTGGSRKVINSKPNDHIFIYYTDHGGAGSLGMPNVPFVYAGDFIKVLRQKHASKSYSKMIIYVEACESGSIFEGLMPQDHNIYVTTAANAEESSWAAYCPGMEVPPPSEYKTCLGDAYSVSWMEDSETHNLKKESIKQQYEVVKARTAPPNESSIGSHVMEYGDKTFKGDMLFLYQGFDPAKSYSSYFRQRLPSLKGAINQRDADILFMWKKYEQLNGGSEEKQRALTEIKETVLHRKHLDSSIDFIGKLVFGFEKGPSVLDAARGSGQPLVDDWDCLKTMVRIFESQCGSLTQYGMKHMRAFANICNNGVSEAEMKEASISACDDYDMGKWSPLVRGHSA, encoded by the exons ATGATGAACTCGAGGGTGGCGATGGCCGCGTGGTGGGTTTGTGGACTCCTCCCGCTTCTGCTGCTGGCGGTGGCCGCGGATGGGGACTCGGAGCCGCTGATCCGGCTGCCGACGGAGAACGGGCATGCCCCTGCCCCTGCGCCTGGCCCTGCCGCGTCAGCGCCAGAGGAAAGGGTGACGAAGTGGGCCGTGCTCGTTGCGGGCTCCTCCGGCTACGAGAACTACCGGCACCAG GCCGATGTATGTCACGCGTACCAGATCCTGAAGAAGGGAGGACTCAAGGATGAGAACATAGTGGTTTTTATGTACGACGATATCGCCAACAGCCCTGAAAACCCAAGGCGTGGGGTCGTCATCAACCATCCTAAAGGCAAAGATGTTTACCATGGTGTTCCCAAG GATTACACCGGTGAGCACGTCACTGCTAAAAACTTGTATGCGGTTCTCTTGGGGAACAAAACTGCGGTCACCGGAGGGAGTAGGAAGGTGATAAACAGCAAACCGAATGATCACATCTTCATCTACTACACGGATCATGGGGGTGCTGGTTCACTTG GTATGCCCAACGTGCCGTTTGTTTATGCTGGCGACTTCATCAAAGTGTTACGGCAAAAGCATGCTTCCAAAAGCTATTCGAAAATG ATCATATATGTTGAAGCGTGTGAGAGTGGCAGCATCTTTGAGGGTTTAATGCCACAAGATCACAATATTTATGTTACAACAGCAGCAAATGCGGAAGAAAGTAGCTGGGCAGCATACTGCCCTGGGATGGAAGTACCACCTCCTTCTGAATACAAGACCTGTTTAGGTGACGCATACAGTGTGTCTTGGATGGAAGACAG TGAAACTCACAATCTGAAGAAGGAAAGCATCAAGCAGCAGTACGAGGTGGTTAAAGCGAGAACGGCACCCCCAAACGAGTCCAGTATTGGCTCTCATGTCATGGAGTATGGTGACAAGACATTCAAGGGTGACATGCTTTTCCTCTATCAAGGTTTCGATCCTGCAAAGTCATACTCCAGTTATTTCAGGCAGCGTTTGCCCAGCCTCAAGGGTGCAATCAATCAAAGAGATGCCGACATTCTTTTCATGTGGAAGAAG TATGAGCAGTTAAATGGTGGATCAGAGGAGAAGCAGAGGGCTCTCACGGAGATCAAAGAAACTGTGCTACACAGGAAGCATCTCGACAGCAGTATCGATTTCATCGGGAAGCTTGTCTTTGGATTCGAAAAGGGTCCTTCAGTGCTTGACGCTGCTAGAGGCTCTGGCCAGCCATTGGTCGACGATTGGGATTGTCTGAAGACGATG GTGCGAATTTTCGAGTCTCAGTGCGGATCACTCACTCAGTATGGCATGAAGCACATGAGGGCGTTCGCCAACATATGCAACAATGGCGTCTCCGAGGCCGAGATGAAGGAGGCAAGCATCAGCGCTTGCGACGATTACGACATGGGGAAGTGGAGCCCGCTGGTTCGAGGGCACAGCGCCTGA
- the LOC125539189 gene encoding bifunctional adenosine 5'-phosphosulfate phosphorylase/adenylylsulfatase HINT4 isoform X1, whose amino-acid sequence MKKSFCFRGSAAKRAGRTPMADWCVFCDIARRAPASTAALLYSDDKVVAFQDINPSAFSNMSSVLLLTTTRSIIYDQLVHSISFILKICVRVFSLCNVCRHYLVIPIEHIPTVKNLQRTNEDHQLVSHMVKVGKDLLSRDAPKSEEHRFGFHQPPFNSIDHLHLHCLALPFIPSWRQVKYTPLGPLGGFIDAEKVLEKIKPETEVYS is encoded by the exons ATGAAGAAGTCGTTCTGCTTCCGCGGCTCCGCTGCGAAGAGGGCAGGACGGACGCCGATGGCGGACTGGTGCGTCTTCTGCGACATCGCCCGCCGCGCCCCCGCTTCCACCGCCGCTCTCCTCTACTCC GATGACAAGGTCGTCGCGTTCCAGGACATCAATCCGTCCGCGTTCAG CAATATGAGTTCAGTTCTTCTATTGACCACCACAAGATCCATCATTTATGATCAGCTTGTGCATAGCATTTCTTTTATCTTGAAGATCTGTGTTCGAGTATTCTCGTTGTGCAACGTTTGCAGGCACTATCTTGTCATACCCATCGAGCATATACCAACTGTAAAAAATCTCCAAAGAACCAACGAAGATCACCAGTTAG TTAGTCACATGGTGAAGGTGGGAAAAGATTTACTCAGTCGAGATGCTCCCAAATCTGAGGAACATAG ATTTGGTTTTCATCAGCCACCATTTAATAGTATTGATCACCTCCATCTTCACTGCCTGGCACTGCCATTTATACCCAG TTGGAGGCAAGTAAAATATACACCATTGGGTCCCTTAGGGGGCTTTATTGATGCTGAGAAGGTATTGGAAAAAATAAAACCAGAAACAGAAGTGTACAGTTAA
- the LOC125539189 gene encoding bifunctional adenosine 5'-phosphosulfate phosphorylase/adenylylsulfatase HINT4 isoform X2 gives MKKSFCFRGSAAKRAGRTPMADWCVFCDIARRAPASTAALLYSDDKVVAFQDINPSAFRHYLVIPIEHIPTVKNLQRTNEDHQLVSHMVKVGKDLLSRDAPKSEEHRFGFHQPPFNSIDHLHLHCLALPFIPSWRQVKYTPLGPLGGFIDAEKVLEKIKPETEVYS, from the exons ATGAAGAAGTCGTTCTGCTTCCGCGGCTCCGCTGCGAAGAGGGCAGGACGGACGCCGATGGCGGACTGGTGCGTCTTCTGCGACATCGCCCGCCGCGCCCCCGCTTCCACCGCCGCTCTCCTCTACTCC GATGACAAGGTCGTCGCGTTCCAGGACATCAATCCGTCCGCGTTCAG GCACTATCTTGTCATACCCATCGAGCATATACCAACTGTAAAAAATCTCCAAAGAACCAACGAAGATCACCAGTTAG TTAGTCACATGGTGAAGGTGGGAAAAGATTTACTCAGTCGAGATGCTCCCAAATCTGAGGAACATAG ATTTGGTTTTCATCAGCCACCATTTAATAGTATTGATCACCTCCATCTTCACTGCCTGGCACTGCCATTTATACCCAG TTGGAGGCAAGTAAAATATACACCATTGGGTCCCTTAGGGGGCTTTATTGATGCTGAGAAGGTATTGGAAAAAATAAAACCAGAAACAGAAGTGTACAGTTAA